A stretch of Microbulbifer sp. SAOS-129_SWC DNA encodes these proteins:
- a CDS encoding CaiB/BaiF CoA-transferase family protein: protein MKQNNGPLSGLKILDFTTLLPGPYATMLLADMGAEVLRIESPTRPDMLRGLPPMVGEGNKVSAAHATINRNKQSLALNLKHAAAGEIVRRLLAEYDVVLEQFRPGVMDKLGLGYAALQQTRPDLIYCSITGYGQSGPLQDRAGHDINYLALSGLASYSGRAASGPSLAGTQVADIAGGSHHAVMGILAAVYQRQQSGKGSRIDISMTDCAFALNAVSGANALAGAGDPQLEAELLNGGSYYDYYRTADGRYLSVGSLEPQFAQQFFAALGHPEWLQRVLEPDQQESLKRDIAALIATRTQADWVRRFADGDACVEPVLNFGEAAGSALLRERRMLCRADFDDGTALAQINTPFDFDGDKPDVHTAGAKLGAHSRELLNLLGYSDEEFERLCDEGAVT from the coding sequence ATGAAGCAGAATAACGGCCCGCTCAGCGGCCTCAAGATCCTCGACTTCACCACCCTGCTGCCCGGACCCTACGCCACCATGTTGCTCGCGGATATGGGCGCCGAGGTGTTGCGGATCGAATCGCCCACACGCCCGGACATGCTGCGCGGCCTGCCGCCGATGGTGGGCGAAGGCAACAAGGTGTCCGCCGCCCACGCCACCATCAACCGCAACAAGCAATCCCTGGCGCTGAACCTCAAGCATGCGGCCGCCGGCGAAATCGTGCGGCGCCTGCTGGCGGAATACGACGTGGTGCTGGAACAGTTCCGCCCCGGGGTGATGGACAAGCTCGGGCTCGGCTACGCGGCACTGCAACAGACGCGCCCGGACCTGATCTACTGCTCCATTACCGGCTACGGGCAAAGCGGCCCGCTGCAAGATCGCGCCGGGCACGATATCAACTACTTGGCCCTGTCCGGCCTCGCCAGCTATTCCGGCCGCGCCGCGTCCGGCCCCAGCCTGGCGGGCACGCAGGTGGCAGATATCGCCGGCGGCTCGCACCACGCGGTGATGGGCATTCTCGCCGCGGTTTACCAGCGCCAGCAGAGCGGCAAGGGCAGCCGCATCGATATCAGCATGACCGACTGCGCCTTCGCCCTCAACGCCGTCAGCGGCGCCAATGCGCTCGCCGGTGCCGGCGATCCGCAGCTGGAAGCCGAGCTGCTGAATGGCGGCAGCTACTACGACTACTACCGCACCGCCGATGGCCGCTACCTGTCGGTGGGCAGCCTCGAGCCGCAGTTTGCCCAGCAGTTCTTCGCCGCGCTGGGTCACCCGGAGTGGCTGCAGCGGGTGCTGGAGCCGGACCAGCAGGAATCCCTCAAGCGCGACATCGCCGCCCTGATCGCCACCCGCACCCAGGCCGACTGGGTGCGCCGGTTCGCCGACGGCGACGCCTGTGTGGAACCGGTGCTCAACTTCGGCGAGGCCGCCGGCAGCGCGCTGCTGCGCGAGCGGCGCATGCTGTGCCGCGCAGACTTCGACGACGGCACAGCACTGGCGCAGATCAACACGCCGTTCGACTTCGATGGCGACAAGCCCGACGTGCACACCGCCGGCGCGAAACTCGGCGCCCACTCGCGGGAGCTGCTAAATTTACTGGGATATAGCGATGAAGAGTTCGAGCGGCTGTGCGACGAGGGCGCGGTTACCTGA
- a CDS encoding DASH family cryptochrome yields the protein MNLVWFHNDLRTGDNCSLHQACSKDAGVIALYCFDPQYFRTSEFGFPRTGKYRAQFLRQTLGDLRTQLHALNISLIICHGDPALLLPDIVRRYNVTDIYRQREWTRDERHTLERVLARPELRDVRLHECYDQFLLHPDDMPFTSLEDLPQVFTAFRQRCEGHIAVRAQLPNPPCRRPGNLIECDSRIPDMETLGLEPFERDPRSVFPFVGGSNAARARVHQYFWRTLGLTRYKHTRNGLLGRDYSSKLSPWLANGSLSPRHVYWKVKAFERDVIANEDTYWLIFELLWRDFFKYISLQHGDRIFHASGLSTRPHHGRHDPEVLQQWIEGRTQYDFVNANMREIAATGWMSNRGRQNVASYWCKEMGQDWRIGAAWFESLLIDHDVHSNTGNWLYQCGAGNDPRDRRFDIEAQAARYDADGRYRRQWLR from the coding sequence ATGAACCTGGTCTGGTTTCACAACGATCTGCGCACCGGTGACAACTGCTCACTGCATCAGGCCTGTAGCAAGGATGCCGGCGTCATCGCCCTCTACTGTTTCGACCCGCAGTATTTCCGCACCAGTGAATTCGGTTTCCCGCGCACCGGCAAGTACCGGGCGCAGTTCCTCCGCCAGACCCTCGGCGACCTGCGCACGCAACTACACGCCCTCAATATCTCGCTGATCATCTGCCACGGCGACCCCGCGCTGCTGTTGCCGGATATCGTGCGGCGCTACAACGTGACCGACATCTACCGCCAGCGCGAATGGACCCGCGACGAGCGCCACACGCTCGAGCGCGTGCTGGCGCGGCCGGAGCTGCGCGACGTGCGGCTGCACGAGTGCTACGACCAGTTCCTGCTGCACCCGGACGACATGCCGTTCACCTCACTCGAAGACCTGCCGCAGGTGTTCACCGCATTCCGCCAGCGCTGCGAGGGGCACATCGCGGTGCGCGCGCAGCTGCCCAACCCGCCCTGCCGGCGCCCCGGCAATCTGATCGAGTGCGACAGCCGTATACCCGACATGGAAACGCTCGGCCTGGAACCGTTCGAGCGGGATCCGCGCAGCGTGTTTCCGTTTGTCGGTGGCAGCAACGCCGCGCGCGCACGGGTTCACCAGTACTTCTGGCGCACCCTCGGCCTGACCCGCTACAAGCACACGCGCAACGGCCTGCTGGGGCGGGATTACAGCAGCAAGCTGTCGCCGTGGCTCGCCAACGGCAGCCTGTCGCCGCGCCACGTGTACTGGAAAGTGAAGGCCTTCGAGCGCGATGTGATCGCCAACGAAGATACCTACTGGCTGATCTTCGAACTGCTGTGGCGGGATTTTTTCAAATATATCTCGCTGCAGCACGGCGACCGGATTTTCCACGCCAGCGGCCTCAGCACTCGGCCACATCACGGGCGGCACGACCCGGAAGTGCTGCAACAGTGGATCGAAGGACGCACGCAGTACGATTTCGTCAATGCCAACATGCGCGAGATCGCCGCCACCGGCTGGATGAGCAACCGCGGCCGGCAGAATGTGGCCAGCTACTGGTGCAAGGAAATGGGCCAGGACTGGCGCATCGGCGCCGCCTGGTTCGAGAGCCTGCTGATCGACCACGACGTGCACAGTAACACAGGCAACTGGCTCTACCAGTGCGGCGCGGGCAACGACCCGCGCGATCGCAGATTCGATATCGAAGCGCAGGCCGCGCGCTACGACGCGGACGGCCGCTACCGCCGCCAGTGGCTCCGCTAG
- a CDS encoding cryptochrome/photolyase family protein: MKTLRLILGDQLNHKHSWYRDDDADTLYFLAEMRQETDYVKHHVQKVVAFFEAMAAFAAWLRGRGKQVIHWQLDTPENTQHLGKNIARLVQQHGIEKFEYQLPDEYRLDQQLKQLADDLSIGCEAVDSEHFLTSRSELTQFFDGKKSLLMESFYRHMRRKHNLLMDGDKPVGGQWNYDQSNRRKWKGKPAIPHEQGFRKDVRATLQRIETAGVKTFGNIDPRQFNWPTTRADGLKVLRYFCEHLLVHFGDYQDAMDPDEVYLFHSRLSFAMNSKLLHPREVIDAVIEHWQQNKSTISINEVEGYVRQILGWREYMRGIYWREMPGYARCNRLGNHNDLPDFYWSADTQMNCLHHAIKNSLEHAYAHHIQRLMITGNYALLTQVHPDQVDAWYLGIYIDAIEWVEITNTRGMSQYADGGLVATKPYISSGSYIHKMSNYCAGCRYNVKEKTGDDACPFNSLYWNFLAEKRAHFSGNPRMAMMLSLLDKLDRDELQALRSRARQIIRNPQDF; the protein is encoded by the coding sequence TTGAAAACCCTGCGGCTGATTCTCGGCGACCAGCTCAACCACAAGCACTCCTGGTATCGCGACGACGATGCCGACACGCTGTATTTCCTCGCCGAAATGCGCCAGGAGACCGACTACGTCAAACACCATGTGCAGAAGGTGGTGGCCTTTTTCGAGGCCATGGCCGCCTTTGCCGCGTGGCTGCGCGGGCGCGGCAAGCAGGTGATCCACTGGCAGCTCGACACGCCCGAGAACACCCAGCACCTCGGCAAGAATATCGCCCGGCTGGTGCAGCAACACGGTATCGAGAAATTCGAATACCAGCTGCCGGACGAATACCGCCTCGACCAACAGCTAAAGCAACTGGCCGACGATCTCAGCATCGGCTGCGAGGCCGTGGACAGCGAGCACTTCCTCACCAGCCGCAGCGAACTAACGCAGTTCTTCGATGGCAAGAAATCGCTGCTGATGGAGAGTTTCTACCGGCATATGCGCCGCAAGCACAACCTGCTGATGGATGGCGACAAGCCGGTCGGCGGCCAGTGGAATTACGACCAGAGCAACCGCCGCAAATGGAAAGGCAAACCGGCCATCCCGCACGAACAGGGGTTCCGCAAGGATGTGCGCGCGACGCTGCAGCGTATCGAAACGGCCGGGGTAAAAACCTTCGGCAACATCGATCCGCGCCAATTCAACTGGCCCACCACCCGCGCCGACGGCCTGAAGGTGCTGCGCTACTTCTGCGAACACCTGCTGGTGCACTTCGGCGATTACCAGGACGCGATGGACCCGGACGAAGTCTACCTTTTCCACAGCCGCCTGAGCTTTGCCATGAACAGCAAGCTGCTGCACCCGCGCGAGGTCATCGACGCGGTGATCGAGCACTGGCAGCAGAACAAAAGCACCATCTCGATCAACGAGGTGGAAGGCTATGTGCGGCAGATTCTCGGCTGGCGGGAATATATGCGCGGTATCTACTGGCGCGAGATGCCCGGCTACGCCCGCTGCAACCGCCTCGGCAACCATAACGACCTGCCGGATTTTTACTGGAGCGCAGACACCCAGATGAACTGCCTGCACCACGCGATCAAAAACAGCCTCGAGCACGCCTATGCGCACCATATCCAGCGGCTGATGATCACCGGCAATTACGCCCTGCTCACCCAGGTACACCCCGACCAGGTAGATGCCTGGTATCTGGGCATTTATATCGATGCGATCGAGTGGGTGGAAATCACCAACACCCGCGGTATGAGCCAGTACGCGGACGGCGGCCTGGTGGCGACCAAGCCGTATATCAGCAGCGGCAGTTACATTCACAAGATGAGCAACTACTGCGCGGGCTGCCGCTACAACGTGAAGGAAAAGACCGGCGACGACGCCTGCCCGTTCAACAGCCTGTACTGGAATTTTCTCGCCGAGAAACGCGCGCATTTTTCCGGCAACCCGCGCATGGCGATGATGCTGAGCCTGCTCGACAAATTGGACAGAGACGAGCTGCAGGCACTGCGCAGCCGCGCGCGGCAGATCATCCGCAACCCGCAGGATTTCTGA
- a CDS encoding DUF1993 domain-containing protein, which translates to MANSEISEIKRLFTSRLDVLDHILSVGEAHFADMEATLQERLAEDMLPLGTQVAFACNQPRSFAQWCAGEAVANLSAEVDSLAMARAHIAQTKELVAGIAVDDRKLDEIKRVGLGPGKYCELPARQYLNDLVIPNLYFHITTAYAILRKLGAPVGKADFMTYLMPHVMEEA; encoded by the coding sequence ATGGCAAACTCGGAAATCAGCGAGATCAAGCGACTTTTCACCTCCCGGCTCGACGTGCTCGATCACATCCTGTCGGTGGGCGAAGCCCATTTTGCGGATATGGAAGCGACCCTGCAGGAGCGCCTTGCAGAAGACATGCTGCCGCTCGGCACCCAGGTCGCCTTCGCGTGCAACCAGCCGCGCAGCTTTGCGCAGTGGTGTGCCGGCGAGGCGGTGGCCAACCTCAGCGCCGAGGTCGATTCACTGGCGATGGCACGCGCGCATATAGCCCAGACCAAAGAGCTGGTGGCCGGCATTGCCGTCGATGACCGCAAGCTCGACGAAATCAAGCGCGTGGGTCTCGGCCCGGGCAAATACTGCGAGCTGCCGGCGCGGCAGTACCTGAACGACCTCGTGATCCCCAACCTGTATTTCCATATCACCACCGCCTACGCCATCCTGCGCAAGCTCGGCGCGCCGGTGGGCAAGGCCGACTTCATGACCTACCTGATGCCCCACGTGATGGAAGAGGCCTGA
- a CDS encoding serine hydrolase domain-containing protein: MKNVALFACLFSLGIAAPSFGQDNADNRILKGLFDTTLQEAIARHDIPAVSLALVSPDGIVYEGTKGVRKIGSRAPMQVSDPLHVGSNTKAVTAYLAAILVQQGKIHWDTKVADVFPKIPKAAADKYPQATLAKLLSHQAWIKPMTKQEDFAGLPKDLLNTHLAPAAAMQARKRFTLQMLQYEPSMPKGDKDTNYSNAGYVVAAAMLEQVAGKPWETLVQDDIFKPLNIHALIGWPAAHNRNGVYGHLLNDDDKLVADDPSALPTILAPAGDLSLSTEDNARWLMENLKCLQGTSKLLPRTACRRIEVGNPAAKQLPMGWSTTVQGALGRVSTHVSSSGTFMTYDVVYVDKQRAVAITINSANPDAALAFREVFSAVNSQLL; the protein is encoded by the coding sequence ATGAAAAACGTTGCGCTGTTCGCCTGTCTTTTCTCATTGGGCATTGCCGCCCCCTCCTTCGGCCAGGACAACGCCGACAACCGGATTCTCAAGGGACTGTTCGACACCACCCTGCAGGAAGCCATCGCCCGCCACGATATTCCCGCGGTGTCGCTCGCGCTGGTATCGCCGGACGGCATCGTGTACGAGGGCACCAAGGGCGTGCGCAAGATCGGCAGCCGTGCGCCGATGCAGGTGTCCGACCCGCTGCACGTAGGCTCCAACACCAAAGCCGTCACCGCCTACCTGGCCGCCATCCTGGTGCAGCAGGGCAAGATCCACTGGGATACCAAAGTCGCCGACGTGTTCCCCAAGATTCCCAAAGCCGCGGCGGACAAGTACCCGCAGGCAACGCTGGCCAAGCTGCTGTCGCACCAGGCGTGGATCAAGCCGATGACCAAGCAGGAGGATTTCGCCGGGCTGCCCAAAGACCTGCTGAACACCCACCTCGCTCCGGCAGCAGCCATGCAGGCGCGCAAGCGGTTTACGCTGCAGATGCTGCAGTACGAACCTTCCATGCCCAAGGGCGACAAGGACACCAACTACTCCAACGCCGGCTACGTGGTGGCCGCGGCAATGCTGGAACAGGTGGCCGGCAAGCCGTGGGAAACCCTGGTGCAGGACGATATCTTCAAGCCGCTGAACATCCACGCGCTGATCGGTTGGCCCGCCGCGCACAACCGCAACGGCGTTTACGGGCACCTGCTCAACGATGACGACAAACTGGTGGCCGACGACCCCAGCGCGCTGCCCACCATCCTCGCCCCCGCCGGCGACCTGAGCCTGTCGACCGAGGACAACGCCCGGTGGCTGATGGAAAACCTCAAATGCCTGCAGGGCACATCGAAACTGCTGCCGCGCACCGCGTGCCGGCGTATCGAGGTGGGCAACCCCGCCGCCAAGCAGCTGCCGATGGGCTGGAGTACCACCGTGCAGGGCGCGCTGGGCCGCGTCAGCACCCATGTGAGCTCCAGCGGCACCTTCATGACTTACGATGTGGTGTATGTCGATAAACAGCGCGCGGTGGCCATCACCATCAACAGCGCCAACCCCGACGCCGCACTGGCGTTCCGCGAGGTGTTTTCCGCGGTGAACAGCCAGCTGCTGTAA
- a CDS encoding PKD domain-containing protein: MRYKNLYKSALVVLAMTSPLLASAQQCQTPAPVWEDNFNGTTLDTTKWEAMIGDGCSYGICGWGNNELQYYQSQNATVANGILTITAKKERVKGKAYTSARLRTANMPNGGQWTNGRFEARIKVPDGTGMWSAFWMLPTDPAESWPISGEIDIMESTGQADEYVSGTLHYGQPYPDNEFTSNRLLSQPQPWSADFHTYAVEWEPNEMRWYVDDQLYATLTPNDMSNSAYWTFENYQYHFLLNLAVGGSLGGTVDDSQLPQTMQVDYVRVYDYGQPSIAGDRIVDNGATATYSVTGAIGANPNYSWTLPAGATLVSGAGTSTVTVQWASAGGDLGVSVSDDCGARDLSLPVYVSPKLVQETVLDDFEANRILTYTANDGTFVQDAVNPLPDSVNSSSTVAMYTRSAAAQYDVIAADTSAIADADPFVAGTKAFYMDVYTTASPGTQILVQLEDSSQATASNYPTGRHSKYAAYTGSQSGWQHLKFSLDDRIDGGTPANAVDSLVVLFDPNSYNGDTYYFDNFSIYAAETTGNQAPTASASHNCTALDCNFDGSASSDSDGQISSYQWDFGDGSNASGATASHTYAAAGSYTVTLTVTDDQGATANTSFTVNVTDGAAATSMYVASITTGTVSAGRGQKQATATVSILDDLGRGVSGVTVTGNFSGSIVENGASATTDANGTAALTSSASAGGNLTVQFCVSNLSGSLSHDTSASTGLCQ, encoded by the coding sequence ATGCGCTATAAAAATCTCTACAAGAGCGCGCTAGTAGTCTTAGCGATGACCTCACCGCTGCTGGCTTCCGCCCAGCAGTGCCAGACTCCCGCCCCCGTGTGGGAAGACAATTTCAACGGTACCACTCTCGATACCACAAAGTGGGAAGCCATGATCGGCGACGGCTGCAGCTACGGTATTTGCGGCTGGGGCAATAACGAGCTGCAGTACTACCAATCCCAGAATGCCACCGTGGCCAACGGCATCCTGACAATTACCGCGAAAAAAGAGCGGGTAAAGGGCAAGGCCTACACCTCCGCGCGCCTGCGCACCGCCAATATGCCCAACGGCGGCCAGTGGACCAACGGCCGCTTCGAGGCACGGATCAAGGTGCCGGACGGCACCGGCATGTGGTCCGCGTTCTGGATGCTGCCCACCGATCCGGCGGAATCCTGGCCGATCAGCGGCGAAATCGACATCATGGAATCCACCGGCCAGGCGGATGAATATGTGTCCGGCACGCTGCACTACGGCCAGCCCTACCCGGACAACGAATTCACCAGCAACCGCCTGCTCAGCCAGCCGCAGCCGTGGTCGGCCGACTTCCACACCTATGCGGTGGAGTGGGAGCCGAACGAGATGCGCTGGTATGTGGACGACCAGCTGTACGCCACGCTGACGCCCAACGACATGAGCAACAGCGCCTACTGGACCTTCGAGAATTACCAGTACCACTTCCTGCTGAACCTCGCCGTGGGCGGTTCGCTCGGCGGCACCGTGGACGACTCGCAGCTGCCGCAGACCATGCAGGTGGATTACGTGCGCGTGTACGACTACGGCCAGCCGTCCATAGCCGGCGACCGCATTGTGGACAACGGCGCGACCGCGACTTACTCGGTGACCGGCGCCATCGGCGCCAACCCGAACTACAGCTGGACCCTGCCCGCCGGCGCCACCCTGGTCTCCGGTGCCGGTACCTCCACCGTTACCGTGCAGTGGGCCAGTGCCGGCGGCGACCTGGGTGTCAGCGTCAGCGACGACTGCGGCGCCCGCGACCTCAGCCTGCCGGTGTACGTTTCGCCCAAGCTGGTCCAGGAAACGGTACTGGATGATTTCGAAGCCAACCGCATCCTCACCTATACCGCCAACGACGGCACCTTTGTGCAGGACGCGGTCAACCCGCTGCCGGACAGCGTGAACAGCTCTTCCACCGTGGCCATGTATACCCGTTCGGCCGCGGCGCAGTACGACGTGATTGCCGCCGACACCAGCGCCATCGCCGATGCCGACCCGTTTGTCGCCGGCACCAAGGCGTTCTACATGGACGTGTACACCACCGCGAGCCCCGGCACGCAGATTCTGGTGCAGCTGGAAGACAGCTCGCAGGCCACGGCGAGCAACTACCCCACCGGGCGCCACTCCAAGTACGCGGCCTACACCGGTTCCCAGAGCGGCTGGCAGCACCTGAAGTTTTCCCTCGATGACCGTATCGATGGCGGCACCCCCGCCAACGCGGTAGACAGCCTGGTGGTGCTGTTCGACCCGAACAGCTACAACGGCGATACCTACTACTTCGACAACTTCAGCATTTACGCTGCGGAAACCACCGGCAACCAGGCACCCACGGCCAGCGCCAGCCACAACTGCACCGCGCTGGACTGCAACTTCGACGGCAGCGCCAGCAGCGACAGCGACGGCCAGATCAGCAGCTACCAGTGGGACTTCGGTGACGGCAGCAACGCCAGCGGTGCCACCGCCAGCCACACCTACGCCGCCGCCGGCAGCTATACCGTCACCCTGACCGTGACCGACGACCAGGGCGCGACTGCCAACACCAGCTTCACGGTGAATGTTACCGATGGCGCCGCCGCCACCAGCATGTACGTGGCCAGCATCACCACCGGTACCGTCTCCGCCGGCCGCGGCCAGAAACAGGCCACCGCCACCGTGTCGATCCTCGATGACCTGGGCCGTGGCGTCAGCGGCGTTACGGTAACCGGCAACTTCAGCGGTTCCATTGTCGAGAACGGCGCGAGCGCCACCACCGATGCCAACGGCACCGCCGCGCTGACCAGCAGCGCTTCCGCCGGCGGCAACCTCACCGTACAGTTCTGCGTCAGCAACCTGAGCGGCAGCCTCAGCCACGACACCAGTGCGAGCACCGGCCTGTGCCAGTAA
- a CDS encoding pitrilysin family protein, with the protein MFRNLTASIGLLAAVSIAALGLPGCDQAKKQPESKPESQSQPQVQAKGQFGIDYQQFQLKNGLNVLFHIDRSDPVVAVSLTAHVGSAREKAGRTGFAHLFEHLLFLESENLGKGGLDAMSARIGGSGANGSTSRDRTNYYQTVPKDALEKMLWAEADKLGWFINTVTEPVLAKEKQVVKNEKRQSYDNRPYGHTQYVIDRNLYPAGHPYSWEVIGSLEDLQDATLDDVKTFFKRWYVPNNVTLVVAGDFDIEQAKAWVHHYFDEIPAGQPIERAPKQPAVLKQSVRRYYEDNFARVPALTLAWPTVPRYAPDSYPLAVLREYLSQGKRAPLYRVLVEDQQLTANVSMAAYESELAGQTQLRVQAFDGRDLDAVYRGINEAFALFEKEGIAEKDLKRIKAGQEIAFYNGLSSVLGKGFQLAQYQVFTGNAGYASEDIQRLLAVTAADVQRVYRKYIKGRPFVAASFVPKGQAQLALADSEPAQVVEEKIVNGAEASFDTSQQAEYARTPSTFDRSKEPPYGDPAQTAVPQVWQAALDDGLQVYGIENDEVPTVDFSLVIDGGQLQEHTDLPGVANLTAMMMERGTAKRTPEELETAIQTLGAEISINAGQDAVRVDVSTLARNFQPVFALVQEMLLQPRWDTKELALAKKKVTSQLKSAAAEPNAIAGNAFARLLHGRDSIRAYNPLGTTASVAAITMDDLKAYYKNYLSPSVTRVHVVGAIDQAEFLAAAAPLADHWPAHAVKVPQPQSKPAAPGIYFVDVPGAKQSVLRIGRPAMSALSDDYYPAVFSNYILGGGGFASRLMQQLREGKGYTYGIRSGVSAGKSGGDFAIGTGVRANVTAESVALIHQILKDYPATYSGADLQNSRSYLIRSNARAFETASAKLGLLENMSEYGWPADYVRRREAVTRAMTVQRVQDIAGEYMDPASMIWLVVGDRKTQFERLQALGLGKLTLLNDATPTRMAEL; encoded by the coding sequence ATGTTCAGGAACCTGACGGCCTCTATCGGCCTGCTGGCCGCCGTATCCATCGCCGCGCTGGGCCTGCCGGGCTGCGATCAGGCTAAAAAACAGCCGGAATCCAAGCCCGAATCCCAATCCCAGCCTCAAGTTCAAGCCAAGGGTCAGTTCGGCATCGACTACCAGCAGTTCCAGCTGAAGAACGGCCTCAATGTGCTCTTCCATATCGACCGCTCCGACCCCGTGGTGGCGGTGTCGCTGACGGCGCATGTGGGGTCGGCGCGGGAGAAGGCGGGCCGCACCGGCTTTGCGCACCTGTTCGAGCACCTGCTGTTCCTGGAGTCCGAGAACCTGGGCAAGGGCGGGCTGGATGCGATGAGTGCGCGCATCGGTGGTTCCGGGGCCAACGGGTCCACCTCCCGCGACAGGACCAACTACTACCAGACGGTGCCCAAAGACGCGCTGGAGAAAATGCTCTGGGCCGAGGCGGACAAGCTGGGCTGGTTTATCAACACCGTGACCGAGCCGGTGCTGGCCAAGGAAAAGCAGGTGGTGAAGAACGAAAAGCGCCAGAGCTACGACAACCGCCCCTACGGCCACACCCAGTACGTGATCGACCGCAATCTCTACCCGGCGGGGCACCCCTACAGCTGGGAGGTGATCGGCTCGCTGGAAGACCTGCAGGACGCCACCCTCGATGACGTCAAAACCTTCTTCAAGCGCTGGTATGTCCCCAACAATGTCACTTTGGTCGTCGCCGGCGATTTCGATATCGAGCAGGCGAAAGCCTGGGTGCACCACTATTTCGACGAGATCCCGGCGGGGCAGCCGATCGAGCGCGCGCCCAAGCAGCCGGCGGTGCTGAAGCAGAGTGTGCGCCGCTATTACGAGGATAACTTCGCCCGGGTGCCGGCGCTCACGCTGGCGTGGCCCACGGTGCCGCGCTATGCGCCGGACAGCTACCCGCTGGCGGTGCTGCGCGAATACCTGTCGCAGGGCAAGCGCGCGCCGCTGTACCGCGTGCTGGTGGAAGACCAGCAGCTCACCGCCAACGTCTCCATGGCCGCGTATGAATCGGAGCTGGCCGGGCAGACGCAGCTGCGCGTGCAGGCGTTCGACGGCCGCGACCTGGATGCGGTGTACCGCGGCATTAATGAAGCGTTTGCGCTGTTCGAGAAAGAGGGCATCGCGGAAAAGGATCTCAAGCGCATCAAGGCCGGGCAGGAAATCGCCTTCTACAACGGCCTGTCCAGCGTGCTGGGCAAGGGCTTCCAGCTGGCCCAGTACCAGGTGTTCACCGGCAATGCCGGTTACGCCAGCGAGGATATCCAGCGGCTGCTGGCGGTGACTGCCGCCGATGTGCAGCGGGTCTACCGCAAATACATCAAGGGCCGCCCGTTCGTGGCCGCGAGCTTTGTGCCCAAAGGGCAGGCGCAACTGGCGCTGGCGGATTCCGAGCCCGCGCAGGTCGTGGAAGAGAAGATCGTCAACGGCGCCGAGGCATCCTTCGATACCTCGCAGCAGGCGGAATACGCCCGCACGCCGTCCACCTTCGATCGCAGCAAGGAACCGCCCTATGGCGATCCGGCGCAGACCGCGGTGCCGCAGGTGTGGCAGGCGGCTCTGGACGATGGCCTGCAGGTATACGGGATTGAAAACGACGAGGTGCCCACGGTCGATTTCAGCCTGGTGATCGACGGCGGCCAGCTGCAGGAGCACACCGACCTGCCCGGCGTGGCCAACCTGACCGCGATGATGATGGAGCGCGGCACCGCCAAACGCACACCGGAAGAACTGGAAACGGCCATCCAGACCCTGGGCGCCGAGATCAGTATCAACGCCGGGCAGGACGCCGTGCGCGTAGACGTGAGCACGCTGGCGCGCAACTTCCAGCCGGTGTTCGCGCTGGTGCAGGAAATGCTGCTGCAGCCGCGCTGGGATACCAAGGAGCTGGCGCTGGCGAAAAAGAAAGTCACCAGCCAGCTGAAGAGCGCCGCGGCGGAGCCCAATGCGATTGCCGGCAATGCGTTCGCGCGCCTGCTGCATGGCCGCGACAGTATCCGCGCTTACAACCCGCTGGGTACCACCGCTTCTGTGGCCGCGATCACCATGGATGACCTCAAGGCCTATTACAAAAATTACCTGTCGCCGTCGGTGACCCGCGTGCATGTAGTCGGCGCGATTGATCAAGCCGAGTTTCTCGCCGCGGCCGCGCCGCTGGCGGATCACTGGCCGGCGCACGCGGTGAAGGTACCGCAGCCGCAATCCAAACCCGCCGCGCCGGGGATTTATTTTGTCGATGTGCCGGGCGCCAAGCAGTCGGTACTGCGCATCGGCCGCCCGGCCATGTCGGCGTTGTCGGACGACTACTACCCGGCGGTGTTTTCCAATTACATCCTCGGCGGGGGCGGCTTTGCCTCGCGCCTGATGCAGCAGCTGCGCGAGGGCAAGGGCTACACCTACGGTATCCGCTCGGGCGTCTCCGCCGGCAAGAGCGGCGGCGACTTCGCCATCGGCACTGGCGTGCGCGCCAATGTCACCGCGGAATCGGTGGCGCTGATTCACCAGATCCTGAAAGACTACCCCGCTACCTACTCCGGCGCGGATCTGCAGAACTCGCGCTCGTATCTGATCCGCAGTAACGCGCGCGCGTTCGAGACCGCCTCGGCCAAGCTCGGCCTGCTGGAAAACATGAGCGAATACGGTTGGCCGGCTGACTATGTGCGCCGGCGCGAAGCCGTGACCCGCGCGATGACGGTACAGCGGGTGCAGGATATCGCCGGGGAATATATGGATCCGGCCAGCATGATCTGGCTGGTGGTCGGCGACAGGAAAACCCAGTTCGAGCGCCTGCAGGCACTGGGGCTCGGCAAGCTCACGCTGCTGAACGACGCAACGCCCACGCGCATGGCGGAACTGTGA